Within Serratia odorifera, the genomic segment CCCGCAGTCCCTGCTGGTTAAGATCGCTGGTGATGCAGCGAATGCGCGCCAACAGCCCGGCATCGAGCGGCAGGATCTGCGATCCCTGACGTACCTGGCTGCAGATCGCCAGCATTTCTTCCAGAGCGCCCTTGCAGATCAATTGATGCTGGTCGTCATGTTGCGCGACCACCACCGACATGCGCCGACGTTCGAAATCAAATGGAATTTCATCCACCTTGCGGTAATCGCGCAGCGCATCCGGCTGACCGCTGTGCTCACCGCAGCTCAACACCGCCACATCCAGCAGGTTCTTCAGCCCGGTCTGGTAAAAACTGTTGAGCCAGGCGTAGCGCAAAACTCGATCGCTGTTGACGCCGAACACGTCGGTATGGCGCTCCAGCGCAATTTTGTCCTGCGTAAGCGTGCCGGTTTTATCGGTGCAGAGGATGTTCATCGCGCCGAAGTTCTGAATGGCGTCCAGACGTTTGACGATCACTTTTTGCCGCGACAGTTTCACCGCACCGCGCGCCAGCGTCGACGTGACGATCATCGGCAGCATTTCCGGCGTCAGCCCGACCGCCACCGACAGCGCAAACAGCGCCGCTTCCCACCAGTCGCCTTTGGTGTAGCCGTTGATCAGCAACACGATCGGCGTCATCACCAGCATAAAACGGATCAACAGCCAGCTGATCTTGCTGATCCCCCGCTGAAAGGCGTTGGGTTCCTCCGCCTGCCCGGTGAGGCGCTGTGCCAACTGACCGAAATAGGTGTTACCGCCGCTGCCGATCACCATCGCCAGCGCGGTGCCGCTCACCACGTTGGTGCCCATAAAGCACAGGTTTTGGCATTCCAGCGGATCCTGCGCCAGGCGGTGTGGATCGGCGGCTTTCTCCACCGGCAGCGACTCGCCGGTCAGCGCCGCCTGGCTGATAAACAGATCCTTGGCGCTGAGCAGCCGCAGATCCGCCGGGATCATATCGCCCGCCGCCAACTTGATGATGTCGCCCGGCACCAGCTGCGCAATCGGCAGTTCGCGATGCTCGCTTTTACCGGTCAGCGCGTCGCTGCGGATCACCGTGGCGGTGTTGCTGACCATGGCCTTCAACGCATCGGCAGCGCGGTTGGATCGCGCCTCCTGAATAAAGTTCAGCAGCGTAGACACCAGCACCATCAGCGCAATCACCAGCGCACCGGTGAGATCCTCGGTGGCATAAGAGATCATGCCAAGCGCGGTCAACAGCAGGTTGAACGGGTTGCGATAGCAGTGCCACAGGTGACGCCAGGCACTTTCCTGTTGCCGATCGTCGATGATGTTTTCACCCACGCGATCGCGCTGGATCTGCGCCTCGCGATCGGTGATGCCTTCCGGGTGGCTGTCAAAACGCGTATACAGCTGGAGCGGGCTGGCGGCGGCACACTCCAGCCGCTGTTGCGCCAGGCCGGCCGGCATTGCGCGCGCGTCGCTAGCTACGCCCTCCAGCAGGCGATCGCGGTGCACCAGGCGGTGCGGCAGATTGCGGCTGAGCAGGTTCAGCAACAGGTGTGGCAGCATTTTCAGGTTCATTGTTCGCCCCTTTTGCCACCGCCTGGCGGCGGCAGCGCAGTCGCGAACCGGCCACGGCGGCTGATTTTTGAACGCGCCA encodes:
- the mgtA gene encoding magnesium-translocating P-type ATPase encodes the protein MNLKMLPHLLLNLLSRNLPHRLVHRDRLLEGVASDARAMPAGLAQQRLECAAASPLQLYTRFDSHPEGITDREAQIQRDRVGENIIDDRQQESAWRHLWHCYRNPFNLLLTALGMISYATEDLTGALVIALMVLVSTLLNFIQEARSNRAADALKAMVSNTATVIRSDALTGKSEHRELPIAQLVPGDIIKLAAGDMIPADLRLLSAKDLFISQAALTGESLPVEKAADPHRLAQDPLECQNLCFMGTNVVSGTALAMVIGSGGNTYFGQLAQRLTGQAEEPNAFQRGISKISWLLIRFMLVMTPIVLLINGYTKGDWWEAALFALSVAVGLTPEMLPMIVTSTLARGAVKLSRQKVIVKRLDAIQNFGAMNILCTDKTGTLTQDKIALERHTDVFGVNSDRVLRYAWLNSFYQTGLKNLLDVAVLSCGEHSGQPDALRDYRKVDEIPFDFERRRMSVVVAQHDDQHQLICKGALEEMLAICSQVRQGSQILPLDAGLLARIRCITSDLNQQGLRVVAVAVKTLPAENRQYGVVDEADLILEGYIAFLDPPKESTAPALAALKRNGVTVKILTGDNERVAAKVCGDVGLATERVLCGSDIERLSDAQLAVAAQDTTLFAKLTPLHKERIVQVLRQQGHVVGFMGDGINDAPALRAADIGISVDSAVDIAKEAADIILLEKSLMVLEQGVIEGRRTFANMLKYIKMTASSNFGNVFSVLIASAFLPFLPMLPLHLLVQNLMYDVSQIAIPFDNVDDDQITQPQRWNSADLGRFMAFFGPISSIFDVLTFCLMWWIFKANTPEAQTLFQSGWFIEGLLSQTLIVHMIRTRKIPFVQSRPSWPLLLTTLLVIACGIGLTFSPLAGFLQLQALPLGYFPWLLLILAGYMVLTQGVKGWFVRRYGWQ